The Pristiophorus japonicus isolate sPriJap1 chromosome 31, sPriJap1.hap1, whole genome shotgun sequence genome has a segment encoding these proteins:
- the LOC139240408 gene encoding chemerin-like receptor 1: MEPKDLQLTNSSKIPHYAPATEDYSSVRRGIYAFTMVIQVVTCILGVSGNGLVIWATGFKLKRTSYTVWLLSLAVADFTFSLLLPLSITDLALDNEWPFGRLLCKLHFGVQVLCLYASVWTLVAISVDRCISVVLPIWSRTHRSPRLATLLTLGVWVVAALQSVPTFTFRQLVFLGKRTWCSGLFLLEGEWAVMERAAQNTTGYGDKEYLAMLEWVLSRHDSRFQALSLAGFLLGFLLPFLVITTSYAIIVLQLKWGRLTPSSGNSFKFIAAIILAFLLCWAPYHMVSILELIHQRGRQLPLALKVCFQLSSKLVYFNTCINPVLYIFTWQDFRDLLKKSLQWDDNQEESMQTQL; the protein is encoded by the coding sequence ATGGAGCCCAAGGATCTTCAGCTGACCAATTCCAGCAAGATTCCGCACTATGCCCCGGCGACTGAAGACTACTCCAGCGTGCGGAGAGGGATATATGCCTTCACCATGGTAATCCAGGTCGTCACCTGCATCCTGGGGGTGTCGGGCAACGGGCTGGTCATCTGGGCCACCGGCTTCAAGCTGAAGAGAACGTCCTACACCGTCTGGTTGCTGAGCCTCGCCGTGGCCGACTTCACCTTCTCTCTGCTGCTCCCGCTCTCCATCACCGACCTCGCCCTGGACAACGAGTGGCCCTTCGGCCGGCTGCTCTGCAAGCTCCACTTCGGGGTGCAGGTGCTCTGTCTGTACGCCAGCGTCTGGACGCTGGTCGCCATCAGCGTGGACCGCTGCATCTCGGTGGTGCTGCCCATCTGGTCCCGGACCCACCGCAGCCCGCGGCTGGCCACCCTGCTCACCCTGGGTGTGTGGGTAGTGGCCGCCTTACAGAGCGTGCCGACCTTCACCTTCCGACAATTGGTATTCCTGGGCAAGAGGACATGGTGCTCTGGTCTCTTCCTGCTGGAAGGCGAGTGGGCAGTGATGGAGCGGGCGGCTCAAAACACGACGGGTTATGGAGACAAGGAATACCTCGCGATGCTGGAGTGGGTGCTGAGCCGGCACGACTCCCGATTCCAAGCGCTGAGCCTCGCCGGCTTCCTCCTCGGGTTCCTGCTCCCATTCCTGGTCATCACCACCAGCTACGCCATCATCGTGTTGCAGCTGAAGTGGGGCCGCTTGACGCCCAGCAGCGGCAATTCCTTCAAgttcatcgccgccatcatcctggCCTTCCTCCTGTGCTGGGCGCCCTACCACATGGTTTCTATCCTTGAGCTGATCCACCAGCGCGGCAGGCAGTTGCCCCTGGCGCTTAAGGTGTGCTTCCAGCTCAGCAGCAAGCTGGTCTACTTCAACACCTGCATCAATCCCGTCCTCTACATCT